Genomic segment of Desulfobacterales bacterium:
CAAATCCAGACTTTACATTAGACATAGATAGAATAGAATCAACTATAACTGAAAAAACAAAAGCCGTTATTATTAATTCCCCTAATAATCCGACTGGACAGGTTTATTCCGAAGAAAGCCTAAGCGAACTTGGAGGTCTTTTAAGAGAAAAATCTGCTAAATTAAATAGAACCATTTATCTTATATCTGACGAGCCCTACAGAAAAATAGTATATGACGATACTAAGATTCCTTATATTTATGATATATATGAGGATTCTATTATAGTTCATTCTTATTCAAAAGATATTTCAATTCCTGGCGAAAGAATTGGATTTATTGCTATAAGTCCAAAAGCTCAATATAAAGATGACCTTTTTAATGCAATGGCCCATGCAAATAGAATTTTAGGCTTTGTAAATGCTCCTGCTTTAATACAAAAAGTTGTTGCAGAAATTCAAGGTATTACTGTAGATATCTCAGAATATAAAAGAAAAAGAGATATGCTGTGTGAAGGACTTAGAAGTTATGGATATAATTTTATCGTGCCTAAAGGAGCTTTTTATGTTTTTCCTGAATGTCCAATACCCGATGATATTAGATTTGTTCAAGGATTAGTGGAAGAAAATATATTGGCGGTTCCTGGAAGCGGTTTTGGAGCTCCGGGCTATTTTAGGCTTGCATTTTG
This window contains:
- a CDS encoding pyridoxal phosphate-dependent aminotransferase encodes the protein MTISRKIGIMLTRSSWIRKMFEEGAKLKAKYGADKVYDFSLGNPNLEPPPIFKEKLLEIINSSQPNSHAYMPNVGYPHVRKAVANYISKESKVDISENEIIMTCGAAGGINVALKAILDPGDEVISPAPYFAEYGFYVDNHGGLFKTVFSNPDFTLDIDRIESTITEKTKAVIINSPNNPTGQVYSEESLSELGGLLREKSAKLNRTIYLISDEPYRKIVYDDTKIPYIYDIYEDSIIVHSYSKDISIPGERIGFIAISPKAQYKDDLFNAMAHANRILGFVNAPALIQKVVAEIQGITVDISEYKRKRDMLCEGLRSYGYNFIVPKGAFYVFPECPIPDDIRFVQGLVEENILAVPGSGFGAPGYFRLAFCVSDETIINAIPGFNRVMERY